One Candidatus Sericytochromatia bacterium genomic region harbors:
- a CDS encoding N-acetylmuramoyl-L-alanine amidase produces the protein MHRSRNLGLPSLSSGAARWGRLGDGLSLLTAALLCALFPARPASAEGLAVVYPPNGHVTTAERIFLIGTAAPGDVVWLNGQRVHRSPGGHFAPSLPLAVGSNLVTLAHRGQTLQMTVVRKPQEVPLASGPHFAEGSLEPAQDRAVQPGEAVRFAAVAPPGALVSVHIGGRTVPLVPQPPASRLPDNKAGLTGQNAPVAVTRVTYAGVARFGTPGRLGKPIFQVSLGAERAQTLGSGSLEVMAPERQPVIEVSAEAGITRSGPSSDFSRGTPLPRGTRALVTGRDGQFLRLAHGAWIDQQETVTLPGAVPPASVVRSLRWRTRAGQTEVLIPLQQALPFQIEVGERELNLQLHHAQAQTDIIRTDEDPLIRRLDWSQVGPDRIRYRFALKTPLPWGYQTRYEGTTLVLAMRHAPPLPAHQRRLEGLRIVLDAGHGGSGDRGTHGPTGVPEKDVTLPMTRRLRSELEARGATVVMTRDGDEEVGLKARTDIIASSTPHLALSLHYNALPDAGDAENTRGFGAFWYHPQAHGLAQAIHRRVTQDLGRPSYGVWWDNLALARPSAAPSVLLEMGFLINPEEYEWCVDAHEQRRLAEAIADGVGDWLLRPRE, from the coding sequence ATGCATCGGAGCCGCAACCTTGGTCTCCCCAGCCTGTCCAGCGGGGCAGCCCGATGGGGGAGGCTGGGAGATGGCCTTTCCCTGCTGACGGCTGCCCTGCTCTGCGCCCTCTTTCCTGCTCGGCCAGCCAGCGCCGAGGGGCTTGCGGTGGTGTATCCGCCTAACGGCCATGTCACGACAGCCGAGCGAATCTTCTTGATCGGGACGGCCGCGCCGGGCGACGTCGTGTGGCTCAATGGTCAGCGCGTGCATCGCAGCCCGGGGGGACACTTCGCCCCCAGCCTGCCCTTGGCGGTGGGCTCCAACCTGGTGACGCTCGCGCATCGCGGGCAGACGCTGCAGATGACCGTGGTGCGGAAACCGCAGGAGGTGCCGCTGGCCTCCGGTCCTCACTTCGCGGAGGGCTCGCTCGAGCCGGCGCAAGACCGGGCTGTCCAGCCAGGCGAGGCGGTGCGCTTCGCGGCGGTGGCCCCGCCGGGGGCGCTGGTATCGGTGCATATCGGGGGGCGCACCGTGCCGCTGGTGCCGCAGCCCCCTGCTTCTCGATTGCCCGATAACAAGGCGGGCCTGACCGGCCAGAATGCGCCTGTGGCGGTGACCCGCGTGACCTATGCGGGCGTGGCGCGCTTCGGAACGCCGGGGCGGCTGGGAAAGCCGATCTTTCAGGTGTCGCTGGGCGCTGAGCGGGCGCAGACGCTCGGGTCCGGTTCGCTCGAGGTGATGGCGCCGGAGCGTCAGCCCGTGATCGAGGTGTCGGCGGAAGCGGGCATCACGCGGAGTGGCCCGAGCAGCGATTTTTCGCGCGGGACGCCGCTTCCTCGCGGGACGCGGGCCCTGGTCACCGGTCGAGATGGCCAGTTCCTGCGCCTGGCTCACGGGGCCTGGATCGACCAGCAGGAGACGGTCACCCTGCCGGGCGCTGTTCCCCCTGCGAGCGTGGTGCGCAGCCTGCGCTGGCGGACCCGGGCTGGTCAGACGGAGGTCTTGATTCCGCTGCAGCAAGCGTTGCCGTTTCAGATCGAGGTGGGCGAGCGGGAATTGAACCTGCAATTGCATCACGCCCAGGCTCAGACGGACATCATCCGCACGGATGAGGACCCCCTGATTCGCCGTTTGGACTGGAGCCAGGTCGGCCCTGACCGCATCCGTTACCGTTTCGCCTTGAAGACCCCGCTTCCCTGGGGCTACCAAACCCGCTACGAGGGCACGACCCTGGTGCTCGCCATGCGCCACGCGCCGCCTCTCCCAGCCCACCAGCGCCGCCTCGAGGGGCTGCGGATCGTGCTCGATGCCGGCCATGGCGGCAGCGGCGATCGCGGCACTCACGGGCCCACCGGGGTGCCTGAAAAGGATGTGACCTTGCCGATGACCCGGCGCCTGCGCAGCGAACTCGAGGCGCGCGGGGCGACCGTCGTCATGACCCGCGATGGAGACGAGGAGGTGGGGCTCAAGGCCCGCACCGACATCATCGCGAGCAGCACCCCGCACCTGGCCCTGAGCCTTCATTACAACGCCCTGCCGGATGCGGGTGACGCCGAGAACACGCGGGGATTCGGTGCTTTCTGGTACCATCCTCAGGCCCACGGGCTGGCTCAGGCCATTCATCGACGGGTCACCCAGGACCTGGGGCGCCCCTCCTATGGGGTCTGGTGGGATAACCTCGCCTTGGCCCGCCCCAGTGCGGCGCCTTCGGTATTGCTCGAGATGGGCTTTCTGATCAATCCCGAGGAATATGAGTGGTGTGTCGACGCCCACGAGCAGCGTCGCCTGGCCGAGGCGATCGCCGACGGCGTCGGGGATTGGCTCCTGCGTCCCCGCGAGTGA
- a CDS encoding S8 family serine peptidase, whose product MTPFISRTATLLLPAIVLAGCGMSTMAPVARSLDAGGVEASKAVLAKRLIVGFSKTQATKALAQAEQVAGGKAVRVMPKLALAVLETRSNPASTRKALLAIEGVQFVESELLPELEPVRAKDVVVRPRQDNSKVDPLRKDQWYLETLGVPAVWSSGRSSKSVTVAVVDTGVDLRHTDLKDKLVEGWNAAAPGTPPQDQQGHGTMTAGLVGAMADNGVGIAGVAPNAKIMPVKVGNSASSVVDAMVWAADHADMITMSLSFKPNMAEYPTAVQTTKRAAEYVMSKGVPMVCSMGNTGTSSKNVPSGFAGNEVPDLIAVGATDIRDKVTNFSTYGNWCSVAAPGANIITTAMGGGYKAVDGTSFSTPITAGVVALMLGAGQEKNPGALKKRLQDTALDIGAPGYDEKAGAGRINADKAVL is encoded by the coding sequence TTGACCCCATTCATTTCTCGCACCGCGACCCTCCTCCTGCCCGCCATCGTGCTCGCCGGCTGCGGCATGTCGACCATGGCCCCTGTGGCACGCTCCCTGGATGCCGGCGGCGTGGAGGCCAGCAAGGCCGTCCTCGCGAAGCGTCTGATCGTCGGGTTCTCCAAGACCCAGGCCACCAAGGCCCTGGCCCAGGCCGAACAGGTCGCTGGTGGCAAGGCCGTCCGCGTGATGCCCAAGCTGGCCCTGGCCGTGCTCGAGACGCGTAGCAACCCGGCCTCCACCCGCAAGGCCCTGCTGGCGATCGAAGGGGTCCAGTTCGTCGAGAGCGAATTGCTGCCCGAACTCGAGCCCGTGCGGGCCAAGGACGTCGTGGTGCGCCCCCGTCAGGACAACAGCAAGGTCGATCCCCTGCGCAAGGACCAGTGGTATCTCGAAACGCTCGGCGTCCCGGCTGTCTGGTCGTCCGGTCGCAGCAGCAAGAGCGTCACGGTGGCCGTGGTCGACACGGGCGTGGATCTGCGCCACACCGACCTGAAGGACAAGCTGGTGGAAGGCTGGAATGCGGCCGCTCCCGGCACGCCTCCGCAAGACCAGCAGGGGCACGGCACCATGACAGCCGGTCTGGTCGGGGCGATGGCTGACAACGGCGTGGGCATCGCGGGCGTGGCCCCCAATGCCAAGATCATGCCCGTGAAGGTCGGTAACTCGGCCTCCTCCGTGGTGGATGCCATGGTCTGGGCAGCCGACCACGCCGATATGATCACCATGAGCCTCAGCTTCAAGCCCAACATGGCCGAGTATCCGACGGCCGTCCAGACCACCAAGCGGGCCGCCGAATACGTGATGAGCAAGGGCGTGCCGATGGTCTGCTCGATGGGCAACACCGGCACCAGTTCCAAGAACGTGCCCTCCGGTTTTGCCGGCAATGAGGTGCCCGACCTGATCGCCGTGGGCGCCACGGACATCCGCGACAAGGTCACCAACTTCTCGACGTACGGCAACTGGTGCTCGGTGGCCGCCCCCGGCGCCAACATCATCACCACGGCGATGGGCGGCGGTTACAAGGCGGTCGACGGAACGTCCTTCTCCACGCCGATCACGGCAGGAGTCGTGGCCCTGATGCTGGGCGCCGGACAGGAGAAGAACCCCGGCGCGCTCAAGAAGCGCCTGCAAGACACCGCCCTCGACATCGGCGCGCCGGGCTACGATGAAAAGGCTGGGGCCGGCCGCATCAACGCCGACAAGGCCGTTCTCTGA
- a CDS encoding ATP-dependent Clp protease ATP-binding subunit, with product MRVTGLINGRRLAIELCHVCASKGATSLGILNLDPRAFQEGEEELPEGRKGASATPTLDRYAMDLSAAAANGKLDPVVGRERELERLVRILVRKTKNNPVLVGEPGVGKTAVVEGLAQRIHSNTVPEPLQGKRVLTLDLAGMLAGSKLRGEFEERLKSAIDEIRAQAGRLIVFIDELHTVVGAGAAEGAMDAGNILKPALARGELRVIGATTLDEYRKHIEKDAALERRFQPVQVDEPTPEQARAILAGLRGAYETHHQVTIEEASLDAAVDFGIRYVNDRFLPDKAIDLLDEACAMVRLASESPYEAERALIDRLASLEQEKKAAVEAERFTDAARLQQEIAAGVEQLKALKARASGGGDSRVTPAHIARVVSEWTGIPAGKIGQEDAAALLGLESRLAERVVGQSEAIQAIARAVRRSRAGLKDEHRPIGSFIFLGPTGVGKTELAKALARELFHDGDALIRIDMSEFGERHTAARLVGAPPGYVGYDEAGQLTEAIRRKPYSVVLFDEIEKAHPDVHQLLLQIMEDGRLTDGHGKTVDFRHALVIMTSNVGASKLVGTQSGIGFQTETGGAEAARWERMKGNALEALKAGFKPEFLNRVDDVIVFRPLGESEILSIVDLMLQNTRSKLLAQNVTLHVTGAARRALAEVGFDAAYGARPLRRAIQREVEVPLGDALLSGAYPPGSEVVVDHRDGQFTLGAPLVSPSCRVTSQ from the coding sequence ATGCGCGTGACCGGACTGATCAATGGTCGCCGTCTGGCGATCGAACTGTGCCACGTGTGCGCCTCGAAAGGCGCGACCAGCCTTGGCATCTTGAACCTCGACCCGCGGGCGTTTCAGGAGGGCGAGGAAGAGCTGCCCGAGGGGCGCAAGGGAGCTTCCGCCACGCCCACCCTCGACCGCTATGCCATGGACCTGAGTGCTGCAGCCGCAAACGGCAAGCTGGACCCGGTGGTGGGACGCGAGCGCGAGTTGGAGCGTTTGGTTCGCATTCTGGTGCGCAAGACCAAGAACAACCCCGTTCTGGTGGGAGAGCCCGGCGTGGGCAAGACGGCCGTGGTGGAAGGGCTCGCTCAGCGCATCCACAGCAACACCGTGCCGGAACCACTTCAGGGTAAACGCGTGCTGACGTTGGACCTGGCCGGCATGCTGGCTGGCTCGAAGCTGCGCGGCGAGTTCGAGGAACGCCTGAAGAGCGCCATCGATGAGATTCGTGCCCAGGCCGGCCGGCTGATCGTCTTCATCGACGAATTGCACACCGTGGTGGGGGCCGGCGCCGCCGAAGGCGCCATGGATGCGGGCAACATCCTGAAGCCGGCCCTGGCTCGGGGTGAGTTGCGGGTCATCGGCGCCACGACGCTGGATGAATACCGCAAGCACATCGAGAAGGACGCAGCCTTGGAGCGCCGGTTTCAGCCGGTCCAGGTCGACGAACCGACCCCTGAACAGGCCCGGGCGATCCTGGCCGGGCTGCGGGGCGCCTACGAAACCCATCACCAGGTCACGATCGAGGAGGCCAGCCTGGATGCCGCGGTGGATTTCGGCATTCGCTACGTCAACGACCGCTTCCTGCCGGACAAGGCGATCGACCTGCTGGACGAGGCCTGCGCCATGGTGCGGCTGGCCAGCGAATCGCCCTACGAAGCTGAGCGAGCCCTGATCGACCGCCTGGCCTCGCTGGAGCAGGAGAAGAAGGCAGCCGTCGAGGCGGAACGCTTCACCGATGCCGCCCGCCTGCAGCAGGAGATTGCGGCGGGTGTCGAGCAACTCAAGGCGCTCAAAGCACGCGCCAGCGGCGGAGGGGACTCTCGGGTCACGCCGGCCCACATCGCCCGGGTCGTCTCCGAGTGGACCGGCATTCCGGCGGGCAAGATCGGCCAGGAAGATGCCGCTGCCCTGCTGGGACTGGAGAGCCGGTTGGCGGAGCGGGTGGTCGGTCAATCCGAGGCGATCCAGGCGATCGCCCGGGCCGTGCGACGCAGCCGGGCGGGTCTCAAGGACGAACACCGTCCCATCGGAAGTTTCATCTTCCTCGGGCCCACGGGCGTGGGCAAGACCGAACTGGCCAAGGCGCTGGCGCGGGAACTGTTCCACGACGGCGATGCCCTGATCCGGATCGACATGAGCGAATTCGGCGAACGCCATACTGCCGCGCGTCTGGTGGGGGCGCCTCCCGGCTATGTCGGTTACGACGAGGCGGGCCAGCTGACCGAAGCCATCCGGCGCAAGCCCTACAGCGTGGTGCTGTTCGACGAGATCGAAAAGGCGCACCCCGACGTGCATCAATTGCTCTTGCAGATCATGGAAGACGGACGCCTGACGGACGGTCACGGCAAAACGGTGGACTTCCGCCACGCCCTAGTGATCATGACGAGCAACGTGGGGGCCTCCAAGCTGGTGGGCACGCAGAGCGGCATCGGCTTCCAGACGGAGACCGGAGGCGCCGAGGCCGCGCGCTGGGAAAGGATGAAAGGCAATGCGCTGGAAGCCCTGAAGGCCGGTTTCAAGCCGGAATTCCTGAACCGGGTCGACGACGTCATCGTCTTCCGTCCGCTGGGCGAGTCCGAAATCCTCAGCATCGTGGACCTGATGCTGCAGAACACGCGCAGCAAGCTCCTCGCCCAGAACGTCACCTTGCACGTGACAGGAGCGGCCCGGCGCGCCCTGGCGGAGGTGGGCTTCGATGCCGCCTACGGGGCGCGTCCGCTGCGACGGGCCATCCAGCGAGAAGTCGAGGTTCCACTCGGAGACGCGCTGCTATCGGGGGCCTATCCTCCCGGCAGTGAAGTCGTGGTGGACCACCGCGACGGCCAGTTCACCTTGGGCGCACCGCTGGTCAGCCCCAGCTGTCGCGTGACCTCCCAGTAA
- a CDS encoding MltA domain-containing protein yields MRRLLCCLLLLGSGIVADAARAQSEETPPPDTQAPPNLQDDGDKASLLEAIAQTRRYLNGLNRKSLSFAGRMVSLDLLRRGLADFEELVQRAWGQPTFDTELAARFTWVPMPGKDAQGSVHFTGYYRPMLEAREQADETFRFPLYAPPADMLPLDLGAFRPSLAGQVAMARIKAGRILPYYTRKEIDDGQALAGRGLEIAWVADANARASLMIQGSGILRFPDGRTTNVAYAGQNGHVFLGGDQRANPSYVFFRLTSDGPTGCDGVPLTGGRAIATDKRLFPTGGLLWISYPRARFDARGRVTGLETGGRFVLDQDTGGAITGPGRIDVFWGAGEEATRRAFALNGQGRAWFLLPREAPLGEPSVPAPLETGDGGVVPPAAQP; encoded by the coding sequence ATGAGACGCCTTCTGTGCTGCCTGCTGCTGCTGGGCTCCGGGATCGTGGCCGATGCCGCGCGGGCTCAAAGCGAGGAAACGCCCCCCCCGGACACCCAGGCACCGCCCAACCTGCAGGACGATGGAGACAAGGCCTCGCTGCTCGAGGCCATCGCCCAGACGCGACGGTATCTCAACGGCCTCAACCGCAAGTCGCTCAGCTTTGCCGGTCGTATGGTGTCCCTGGACCTGCTGCGAAGGGGCCTGGCGGACTTTGAAGAACTGGTCCAGCGGGCCTGGGGCCAGCCGACCTTCGACACGGAACTGGCGGCCCGCTTCACCTGGGTGCCCATGCCAGGCAAGGACGCCCAGGGCAGCGTCCATTTCACCGGATACTACCGTCCGATGTTGGAGGCACGGGAGCAGGCCGATGAGACCTTCCGTTTCCCGCTGTACGCCCCGCCGGCCGACATGCTGCCTCTGGATCTGGGCGCGTTTCGGCCCTCGCTGGCGGGCCAGGTGGCCATGGCGCGCATCAAGGCGGGCCGCATCCTGCCCTATTACACCCGCAAGGAAATCGACGACGGACAGGCCCTGGCGGGGCGCGGGCTCGAGATCGCCTGGGTCGCGGACGCCAATGCCCGGGCCTCGTTGATGATCCAGGGGTCGGGAATCCTGCGCTTCCCGGATGGGCGGACGACCAATGTGGCCTACGCGGGACAGAACGGCCACGTCTTTCTCGGCGGCGACCAGCGCGCCAACCCCAGTTATGTCTTTTTTCGCCTGACCTCCGACGGGCCGACGGGATGTGACGGCGTGCCGCTGACGGGGGGACGGGCGATCGCCACCGACAAGCGCCTTTTCCCGACCGGCGGGTTGCTGTGGATCAGTTACCCGCGGGCGCGTTTCGACGCCCGCGGACGCGTCACGGGCCTCGAAACTGGAGGCCGTTTCGTGCTTGACCAGGACACGGGTGGCGCCATCACGGGCCCCGGTCGCATCGACGTCTTCTGGGGCGCGGGGGAGGAGGCCACCCGGCGAGCATTCGCCCTCAACGGACAAGGACGCGCCTGGTTCCTGCTGCCACGGGAAGCGCCCCTCGGGGAGCCCTCGGTGCCTGCTCCCCTGGAGACAGGAGACGGAGGCGTCGTGCCGCCGGCGGCCCAGCCGTAG